One segment of Sinorhizobium sp. BG8 DNA contains the following:
- the ubiB gene encoding 2-polyprenylphenol 6-hydroxylase has protein sequence MSVFGAYFRLVRVGWVLVREGVISALPEHDMPASARMVRATAGLFARRRVPETGRNDRLARAIERLGPSYVKMGQFLATRPDVVGAAFADDLSLLQDSMATFPREAAVANIEGSLGRPVEDLYVSLGEPIAAASIAQVHPGTVRDNAGERQVAVKVVRPGVRQRFAADIEVMYLVARMQERLLPQTRRLKAIEVTRTLEQTTRIEMDLRLEAAALSELGENTRNDPGFRVPKVDWERTGRDVVTMEWIDGVKMSDVEGLRAAGHNLDQLADTLIQSFLRHTLRDGFFHADMHQGNLFVDDQGMIVAVDMGIVGRLSRKERRFLAEILYGFITRDYVRVANVHFEAGYVPAYHDVASFAQAIRAIGEPIHGQPAETISMAKLLTLLFEVTELFDMETRPELVMLQKTMVVVEGVARTLNPRFNMWKASEPVVGGWIRDNLGPKRLLADLREGAHAALRLAEAAPEIAAKAEKLSLDLSAMADSGFRFDADTAEAIGRSEARHSRSGRFALWLIALTLVYIAWTLT, from the coding sequence ATGAGCGTCTTCGGTGCATATTTCCGGCTGGTGAGAGTCGGATGGGTTCTCGTGCGCGAAGGCGTGATTTCGGCCCTTCCGGAGCATGACATGCCCGCCTCCGCGCGCATGGTGCGTGCGACTGCCGGCCTGTTCGCACGCCGTCGCGTCCCTGAAACGGGGCGCAACGACCGTCTCGCCCGCGCCATTGAACGCCTGGGTCCCTCCTATGTGAAGATGGGGCAGTTCCTCGCGACGCGCCCCGATGTCGTCGGCGCTGCCTTTGCCGATGACCTCTCCCTCCTGCAGGACAGCATGGCGACATTTCCCCGCGAGGCGGCGGTCGCCAATATCGAAGGGTCACTGGGACGCCCGGTCGAGGACTTATATGTAAGTCTCGGCGAACCTATTGCGGCAGCTTCCATCGCACAGGTTCATCCGGGAACAGTGCGGGACAACGCCGGCGAGCGCCAGGTGGCAGTGAAGGTCGTACGCCCCGGCGTCCGCCAGCGTTTTGCTGCCGACATAGAGGTCATGTACCTCGTTGCGCGGATGCAGGAGCGGTTGCTGCCGCAGACGCGCCGGCTCAAGGCAATCGAGGTCACGCGCACGCTCGAGCAGACGACACGCATAGAAATGGACCTGCGGCTCGAGGCGGCGGCTCTCTCCGAACTCGGGGAGAACACACGCAACGATCCGGGTTTCCGGGTTCCCAAGGTGGATTGGGAGCGCACCGGGCGCGATGTCGTGACCATGGAATGGATCGACGGCGTCAAGATGTCCGATGTCGAGGGATTGCGGGCTGCCGGCCACAATCTCGACCAGCTTGCAGACACCCTGATCCAGTCCTTCCTCCGCCATACCTTGCGGGACGGCTTCTTCCACGCCGACATGCATCAGGGCAATCTCTTCGTCGACGATCAGGGCATGATCGTCGCGGTCGACATGGGGATTGTCGGACGTCTGTCGCGCAAGGAGCGGCGGTTCCTCGCCGAAATCCTCTACGGCTTCATTACCCGCGACTACGTGCGTGTCGCGAACGTACACTTCGAAGCCGGATACGTTCCGGCCTACCATGACGTCGCGAGTTTCGCGCAGGCGATCCGGGCCATCGGCGAGCCGATCCATGGACAGCCCGCCGAAACCATTTCCATGGCGAAGCTCCTCACCCTACTCTTCGAGGTGACGGAACTCTTCGACATGGAGACACGCCCTGAGCTCGTCATGCTCCAGAAGACGATGGTGGTCGTGGAAGGTGTCGCGCGTACGCTCAATCCGCGCTTCAACATGTGGAAGGCATCGGAACCGGTGGTCGGCGGCTGGATCCGCGACAATCTCGGGCCGAAACGCCTTCTCGCGGACCTGCGCGAGGGCGCCCACGCCGCGCTTCGCCTGGCAGAGGCAGCACCCGAGATCGCGGCGAAGGCAGAGAAACTCTCCCTCGACCTCTCGGCCATGGCCGACAGCGGCTTCAGGTTCGATGCAGACACTGCCGAGGCGATCGGGCGTTCGGAGGCCCGCCACTCGCGTTCCGGCCGTTTTGCGCTCTGGTTGATCGCCCTGACACTCGTCTATATCGCCTGGACACTCACATAG
- the ubiE gene encoding bifunctional demethylmenaquinone methyltransferase/2-methoxy-6-polyprenyl-1,4-benzoquinol methylase UbiE has product MSEQRTSADGGMETSYGFRDVASGEKQALVNDVFHKVAKRYDVMNDVMSAGLHRAWKDAMIAALNPRRDPNFRALDVAGGTGDIAFRIVEASDRQAHVTVLDINGSMLGVGADRAAQKKLTANLDFVEANAEELPFESGSFDAYTIAFGIRNVPRIDVALSEAYRVLKRGGRLLVLEFSEVEMPLLDRFYEAWSFKAIPQFGKMITGDAEPYQYLVESIRKFPNQADFAAMIRNAGFERVTFTNFTGGIAALHSGWKL; this is encoded by the coding sequence ATGAGCGAGCAACGCACTTCCGCCGACGGTGGAATGGAAACGTCCTACGGATTCCGGGACGTTGCCAGCGGCGAGAAGCAGGCGCTGGTCAATGACGTATTCCACAAGGTCGCCAAGCGCTATGACGTCATGAACGACGTCATGTCCGCGGGCCTCCATCGGGCGTGGAAGGATGCGATGATCGCGGCCCTCAACCCGCGCCGTGATCCGAACTTCCGCGCGCTCGATGTCGCCGGCGGCACCGGCGACATCGCGTTCCGCATCGTCGAGGCCTCGGACCGCCAGGCCCACGTAACCGTGCTTGACATCAACGGTTCCATGCTCGGCGTCGGGGCGGACCGTGCCGCACAGAAAAAACTCACCGCCAATCTCGATTTCGTTGAGGCCAATGCCGAGGAACTTCCTTTCGAGTCCGGAAGTTTCGATGCCTACACGATCGCTTTCGGAATTCGAAACGTACCGCGCATCGATGTGGCTCTTTCGGAAGCCTACCGGGTATTGAAGCGCGGAGGGCGGCTCCTGGTGCTGGAGTTCTCCGAAGTGGAAATGCCGCTGCTCGACCGGTTCTATGAGGCGTGGTCGTTCAAGGCGATCCCGCAATTCGGAAAGATGATCACCGGCGACGCCGAACCCTATCAGTATCTGGTGGAATCGATCCGCAAGTTCCCGAACCAGGCGGATTTCGCCGCGATGATCAGGAATGCCGGTTTCGAACGCGTGACTTTCACGAACTTCACCGGCGGCATCGCCGCCCTGCATTCCGGCTGGAAGCTCTGA
- the mutM gene encoding bifunctional DNA-formamidopyrimidine glycosylase/DNA-(apurinic or apyrimidinic site) lyase, with the protein MPELPEVETVKRGLAPVMEGARIVDAELRRPDLRFPFPAGFADALRGRTILSLGRRAKYLLIDLDGGDVIISHLGMSGSFRIDAQSGGTTPGDFHVPRGKDPRHDHVVLHLETADGPVRIIYNDPRRFGFMDLARRDTLSGHAFFRDLGEEPTGNALDARYLSTKFRGRSQPLKAALLDQKNIAGLGNIYVCEALWRAHLSPERAAGSLVTATGKPRKELVVLTEAIRAVIDEAIGAGGSTLRDHIRTDGSLGYFQHSFAVYDQEGAVCRTPGCGATIGRIVQAGRSTFYCAACQK; encoded by the coding sequence ATGCCGGAATTGCCGGAAGTTGAGACCGTGAAGCGCGGACTGGCGCCCGTCATGGAAGGGGCGCGAATCGTGGATGCGGAACTGCGTCGCCCAGATCTCAGGTTTCCCTTTCCCGCGGGTTTTGCCGACGCCCTGCGCGGTCGGACGATCCTTTCCCTCGGACGGCGCGCCAAATATCTGCTGATCGATCTCGATGGAGGAGACGTCATTATCTCGCATCTCGGGATGTCCGGCTCGTTCAGGATCGACGCACAGTCCGGCGGCACGACTCCTGGAGATTTCCATGTTCCCCGCGGCAAGGATCCCAGGCACGATCACGTGGTCCTTCATCTCGAGACCGCAGATGGGCCGGTGCGCATTATCTATAATGACCCGCGGCGCTTCGGTTTCATGGACCTCGCCCGCCGCGACACTCTTTCAGGGCATGCCTTCTTTCGCGATCTCGGAGAGGAGCCCACCGGCAATGCGCTGGACGCTCGCTACCTGTCGACAAAGTTCCGCGGGCGGAGCCAGCCCCTCAAGGCTGCTCTCCTCGACCAGAAGAACATAGCCGGGCTCGGCAATATCTATGTGTGCGAGGCGCTGTGGCGCGCGCACCTGTCGCCGGAGCGCGCGGCAGGGTCGCTTGTAACCGCGACGGGCAAGCCGAGAAAGGAACTGGTCGTGCTGACCGAGGCGATCCGCGCGGTTATCGACGAGGCGATAGGGGCGGGGGGCTCGACCCTGCGCGATCACATCCGCACGGACGGTTCTCTCGGCTACTTCCAGCACTCCTTTGCCGTATACGATCAGGAGGGCGCAGTGTGTCGTACGCCCGGCTGCGGCGCCACGATCGGCCGCATCGTCCAGGCGGGTCGATCGACCTTCTATTGCGCCGCCTGCCAGAAATGA
- the rpsT gene encoding 30S ribosomal protein S20 produces the protein MANTTSAKKATRKIARRTAVNKARRSRVRGFIRKVEEAIASGDAALAAAALKAAQPELMRAATKGVLHANTASRKVSRLAGRVKALAV, from the coding sequence ATGGCCAATACAACTTCGGCGAAAAAGGCGACCCGCAAGATCGCTCGCCGCACTGCAGTGAACAAGGCCCGTCGCTCGCGCGTTCGCGGCTTCATCCGCAAGGTCGAGGAAGCGATCGCTTCCGGTGATGCTGCGCTGGCAGCAGCCGCTCTGAAGGCTGCTCAGCCGGAGCTGATGCGTGCTGCCACCAAGGGTGTGCTTCACGCCAACACGGCATCCCGCAAGGTGTCCCGACTCGCTGGACGTGTTAAGGCTCTCGCAGTCTAA
- the dnaA gene encoding chromosomal replication initiator protein DnaA, producing MQMNTASTAGAFASGDDALPVLEKGKAQAGDKSDMKQNALFDRVSARLKAQVGPDVFASWFGRLKLHSVSKSVVRLSVPTTFLKSWINNRYLELITSLFQQEDPEILKVEILVRTAMRGVRPGSSDDAVVAEPAPSVQQPRRSANLQQPSHPSVVAPSAAAPRATPAGPLFGSPLDQRYTFDSFVEGSSNRVALAAAKTIAEAGAGAVRFNPLFVHSSVGLGKTHLLQAIAIAALSSARNPRVVYLTAEYFMWRFATAIRDNDALSLKETLRNIDLLIIDDMQFLQGNSIQNEFCHLLNMLLDSAKQVVVAADRAPWELESLDPRVRSRLQGGVAIEMEGPDYEMRLEILKRRLDVARQEDQSLDIPADILSHVARNITASGRELEGAFNQLLFRRSFEPQLTIERVDELLGHLVAAGEPRRVRIEDIQRVVAKHYNVSRQELVSNRRTRVIVKPRQIAMYLSKTLTPRSFPEIGRRFGGRDHTTVLHAVRKIEELISNDTKLSHEIELLKRLINE from the coding sequence ATGCAGATGAATACGGCCTCTACGGCTGGTGCATTCGCATCAGGGGATGACGCACTTCCGGTGCTTGAAAAGGGGAAGGCCCAGGCGGGAGACAAATCCGACATGAAGCAGAACGCGCTTTTCGACCGGGTAAGCGCTCGTCTGAAAGCACAGGTCGGACCGGATGTTTTCGCGAGCTGGTTCGGTCGTCTCAAGCTTCATTCGGTTTCCAAGAGTGTTGTGCGCCTGTCGGTGCCAACCACCTTCCTGAAATCGTGGATCAACAACCGCTATCTCGAACTGATCACCAGCCTGTTCCAGCAGGAAGATCCGGAGATCCTCAAGGTCGAGATACTCGTACGCACCGCCATGAGAGGTGTGCGTCCGGGAAGCTCTGACGATGCAGTAGTCGCCGAGCCGGCGCCTTCCGTGCAGCAACCGCGCCGTTCCGCAAACCTGCAGCAGCCGTCCCATCCTTCGGTGGTGGCGCCTTCCGCTGCAGCGCCGCGGGCTACTCCGGCCGGACCGCTCTTCGGTTCACCGCTCGACCAGCGCTATACCTTTGACAGCTTCGTCGAGGGTTCCTCTAACCGGGTGGCGCTTGCGGCAGCCAAGACCATTGCTGAAGCCGGAGCTGGAGCAGTACGCTTCAATCCGCTCTTCGTTCATTCGAGCGTCGGTCTCGGCAAGACACACCTTCTTCAGGCCATCGCCATTGCAGCGCTTTCGAGCGCCCGCAATCCCCGCGTCGTCTACCTGACGGCCGAATACTTCATGTGGCGCTTTGCCACCGCAATCCGCGACAACGACGCCCTGTCGCTCAAGGAGACGCTGCGCAACATCGATCTCCTGATCATCGACGACATGCAGTTCCTACAGGGGAACTCGATCCAGAACGAGTTCTGCCACCTGCTCAACATGTTGCTCGACTCCGCAAAGCAGGTCGTCGTCGCAGCCGACCGGGCTCCCTGGGAACTCGAGTCGCTTGATCCGCGCGTTCGCTCGCGGCTGCAGGGCGGTGTTGCCATCGAGATGGAAGGTCCGGACTACGAGATGCGTCTCGAGATCCTCAAGCGCCGGCTCGACGTGGCGCGCCAGGAAGACCAGAGCCTCGACATACCGGCCGATATCCTCAGCCACGTGGCCCGCAACATCACGGCCAGTGGCCGGGAACTGGAAGGCGCCTTCAACCAGCTCCTCTTCCGTCGTTCCTTCGAGCCGCAGCTCACCATCGAGCGCGTTGACGAACTGCTGGGGCACCTGGTCGCCGCTGGCGAACCGCGTCGCGTACGCATCGAGGACATCCAGCGCGTTGTCGCCAAGCACTACAATGTGTCGCGGCAGGAGCTTGTCTCGAACCGGCGCACGCGGGTTATCGTCAAGCCGCGCCAGATCGCCATGTATCTGTCCAAGACGCTCACTCCGCGTTCGTTCCCCGAGATCGGTCGCCGCTTTGGCGGACGCGATCACACGACCGTGCTTCACGCCGTGCGCAAGATCGAAGAGCTGATCTCCAACGACACGAAGCTCAGCCACGAGATCGAGCTTTTGAAGCGCCTGATCAACGAATAG
- the hemW gene encoding radical SAM family heme chaperone HemW, with translation MDPGFGVYVHWPFCAAKCPYCDFNSHVRHQPVDQPRFVSAFLKEMETMRALSGPRTVTSIFMGGGTPSLMAPETVDAILSEIARVWHVPDGIEITMEANPSSVEAERFRGYRAAGVNRVSLGVQALNDADLKFLGRLHDVEDALKAIRLAREIFPRMSFDLIYARPNQTVEAWDRELKEAISYAVDHLSLYQLTIEEGTPFYGLHKAGKLIVPDGEQSAILYEATQEITAREGLPAYEVSNHARPGAESRHNLTYWRYGDYAGIGPGAHGRLTVGKAKIATATERRPESWLTAVEAQGHGMVDQEMLELTEQADELLLMGLRLKEGVDLARWQSLSGRDPDPDREQFLIEHGLIERLGNSRLRCTPAGMLILDAVVADLAC, from the coding sequence ATGGATCCCGGTTTCGGTGTCTATGTGCACTGGCCCTTCTGCGCCGCCAAATGCCCCTACTGTGATTTCAACAGCCACGTCCGCCATCAGCCGGTCGATCAGCCGCGTTTCGTTTCCGCCTTCCTCAAGGAAATGGAAACAATGCGGGCGCTTTCCGGCCCGAGGACGGTCACGAGCATCTTCATGGGCGGCGGGACACCATCGCTTATGGCGCCGGAGACCGTGGATGCCATCCTCTCGGAGATCGCGCGGGTCTGGCATGTGCCCGATGGCATCGAGATCACCATGGAGGCCAACCCCTCCAGCGTGGAGGCCGAGCGCTTTCGCGGCTACAGGGCGGCGGGCGTCAATCGTGTCTCGCTCGGCGTCCAGGCATTGAACGATGCAGACCTCAAGTTCCTCGGTCGCCTACATGACGTCGAGGATGCCCTGAAGGCCATCCGGCTTGCGCGCGAGATCTTCCCGCGCATGTCCTTCGACCTGATCTATGCCCGGCCGAACCAGACCGTGGAGGCCTGGGACCGCGAGCTGAAGGAAGCAATCTCCTATGCCGTGGATCACCTCTCGCTCTACCAGCTGACAATCGAGGAAGGCACGCCCTTCTATGGCCTTCACAAGGCGGGCAAACTGATCGTTCCTGACGGTGAGCAATCGGCCATTCTTTACGAGGCCACGCAGGAGATCACGGCACGCGAAGGCCTGCCGGCCTACGAGGTCTCTAACCACGCGAGACCCGGTGCCGAGAGCCGCCACAATCTTACCTACTGGCGATATGGAGACTATGCCGGCATAGGTCCCGGCGCGCATGGGCGCCTGACCGTCGGGAAGGCCAAGATCGCGACAGCGACCGAGCGCCGGCCTGAAAGCTGGCTGACGGCCGTCGAGGCCCAGGGGCATGGAATGGTCGACCAAGAGATGCTCGAGCTCACGGAGCAGGCCGACGAACTGCTTTTGATGGGCCTTCGGCTGAAGGAGGGCGTCGATCTCGCCCGCTGGCAGTCCCTCTCGGGCCGCGACCCCGATCCGGATCGCGAACAATTTCTCATCGAGCATGGCCTGATCGAGCGGCTTGGCAATTCCCGCCTGCGCTGCACGCCAGCCGGAATGCTCATCCTCGACGCCGTGGTGGCTGACCTCGCCTGCTGA
- the rdgB gene encoding RdgB/HAM1 family non-canonical purine NTP pyrophosphatase has product MRKLDTKTIVVASHNAGKIREIGELIEPFGFVARSAADLNFVEPDETGTTFEENAAIKALASATAAGMPALSDDSGLVVDALDGAPGIYTANWAEREDGSRDFAMAMEKVEKALGEKGALAAAERTARFVSVLCLAWPDGHTEFFRGEVEGHVVWPPRGTQGFGYDPVFQPEGYSTTFGEMSSLEKHGWKPGDAKALSHRARAFKRFVETCLGA; this is encoded by the coding sequence ATGCGCAAGCTTGATACGAAGACGATCGTGGTCGCGAGCCACAACGCAGGCAAGATAAGGGAGATTGGCGAACTTATCGAACCGTTCGGCTTTGTTGCCAGATCAGCGGCCGACCTCAATTTTGTGGAGCCGGACGAAACCGGAACCACCTTCGAGGAAAACGCCGCGATCAAGGCGCTCGCATCTGCAACGGCGGCCGGAATGCCGGCACTCTCCGACGATTCCGGACTGGTGGTCGACGCCTTGGACGGCGCACCGGGCATCTACACGGCCAACTGGGCCGAGCGCGAAGACGGCAGCCGCGACTTCGCGATGGCCATGGAGAAGGTCGAGAAGGCTCTCGGCGAAAAGGGCGCGCTTGCCGCAGCCGAACGCACCGCGCGTTTCGTCTCCGTCCTGTGCCTCGCCTGGCCGGACGGCCACACCGAATTTTTCCGCGGCGAGGTCGAGGGCCATGTCGTCTGGCCGCCACGCGGTACGCAGGGCTTTGGTTACGACCCCGTCTTCCAGCCTGAAGGCTACAGCACGACTTTCGGGGAGATGAGTTCTCTCGAGAAGCACGGCTGGAAACCGGGCGACGCCAAGGCGCTGTCGCACCGGGCGCGTGCCTTCAAGCGCTTCGTCGAAACCTGCCTCGGAGCCTGA
- a CDS encoding VOC family protein yields the protein MTPRDPKINGMLETALYAEDLDAAEVFYGELLGLEKITRHGNRHVFYRCGPGVLLIFNPKETIVPPPPGAFPVPPHGTTGHGHACFSVAARDLDFWVKKLDEAGIAIEADFHWPNGARSIYFRDPAGNSLECAEPGLWGLTGTPNAQA from the coding sequence ATGACGCCCAGGGACCCGAAAATCAACGGCATGCTCGAAACGGCCCTCTATGCGGAGGATCTCGATGCCGCGGAAGTTTTCTACGGCGAGCTCCTGGGTCTCGAAAAGATCACGAGGCACGGCAACCGGCATGTATTCTATCGCTGTGGACCAGGCGTCCTCCTGATCTTCAATCCGAAGGAAACGATTGTCCCTCCTCCTCCCGGCGCATTTCCAGTGCCGCCACACGGGACGACGGGCCACGGACATGCCTGCTTCAGTGTCGCCGCACGCGATCTTGATTTCTGGGTGAAAAAGCTCGATGAAGCGGGTATCGCCATTGAGGCCGATTTTCACTGGCCGAACGGCGCCCGATCCATCTATTTCCGAGATCCCGCCGGTAACAGCCTCGAATGTGCCGAACCCGGCCTTTGGGGCCTCACAGGAACACCGAATGCGCAAGCTTGA
- the rph gene encoding ribonuclease PH — protein MRPSGRKTDQMRKVSFERNFSKHAEGSCLVKFGDTHVLCTASLEEKTPPWLRNSGKGWVTAEYGMLPRATGDRMKREAASGKQGGRTQEIQRLIGRSLRAIVDLEALGERQITIDCDVIQADGGTRTASITGAWVALHDCLRWMEARSMIKVEKVLKDHVAAISCGIFASQSVIDLDYLEDSAAETDANFVMTGSGGIVEIQGTAEGKPFTEEEFSSLMALAKAGILDLVSLQKQAIA, from the coding sequence ATGCGGCCGTCCGGCAGAAAAACCGACCAAATGCGCAAGGTTTCCTTCGAGCGCAACTTCTCCAAGCACGCGGAAGGATCCTGTCTCGTCAAATTCGGCGATACGCACGTGCTGTGCACGGCGAGCCTGGAAGAAAAGACGCCACCGTGGCTCAGAAACAGCGGCAAGGGATGGGTCACCGCCGAGTACGGCATGCTTCCGCGAGCGACGGGGGATCGCATGAAGCGCGAAGCCGCCTCCGGCAAGCAGGGCGGGCGCACGCAGGAAATCCAGCGTCTCATCGGCCGTTCGCTCCGCGCGATCGTGGACCTGGAGGCGTTGGGCGAACGCCAGATCACCATCGACTGCGATGTGATACAGGCCGATGGCGGTACCCGCACCGCTTCGATCACCGGTGCCTGGGTAGCGCTGCATGATTGTCTCCGGTGGATGGAGGCGCGCAGCATGATCAAGGTCGAGAAAGTGCTCAAGGACCACGTCGCGGCGATCTCCTGCGGCATCTTCGCCAGCCAATCGGTCATCGACCTCGATTATCTCGAGGATTCCGCTGCCGAGACGGACGCCAACTTCGTCATGACGGGAAGCGGCGGCATCGTGGAGATCCAGGGCACAGCCGAGGGGAAGCCTTTCACCGAGGAAGAGTTCTCGAGCCTGATGGCACTTGCCAAGGCCGGCATTCTGGATCTCGTTTCACTCCAGAAACAGGCCATCGCATAA
- the grpE gene encoding nucleotide exchange factor GrpE: MNDETNKHGPDAAVEEAAAAQNDALAEDAGAQAPDPLDALRAENVDLRDRYLRLAAEMDNLRRRTEREVKDAKSYSVAGFARDMLAVSDNLRRALDAIPAEAREAGDAGLTALIEGVEMTERSMLAALERHGVRKLDPMGEKFDPNFHQAMFEVPNAEVPNNTVVQVVQAGFVIGERVLRPAMVGVSKGGPKVAGTETTAQA, from the coding sequence ATGAACGACGAGACCAACAAGCATGGACCTGACGCGGCGGTCGAAGAGGCAGCGGCTGCGCAGAACGATGCCCTCGCCGAGGATGCAGGTGCGCAGGCGCCGGATCCGCTGGATGCGCTGAGAGCCGAGAACGTAGATCTGCGCGACAGGTATCTTCGCCTTGCGGCCGAGATGGACAACCTGCGCCGCCGTACGGAGCGCGAAGTCAAGGACGCGAAGTCTTACTCCGTCGCCGGATTTGCCCGTGACATGCTGGCAGTCTCGGACAACCTGCGTCGTGCCCTGGATGCCATTCCGGCAGAAGCGCGCGAAGCAGGGGACGCCGGGCTGACCGCGCTGATCGAGGGTGTGGAGATGACCGAGCGGTCGATGCTCGCCGCCCTCGAGCGTCATGGCGTTCGGAAGCTCGATCCCATGGGCGAAAAGTTCGATCCGAACTTCCACCAGGCGATGTTCGAAGTCCCCAACGCTGAAGTGCCGAACAACACGGTCGTACAGGTGGTCCAGGCCGGCTTCGTCATCGGCGAGCGCGTGCTGCGGCCTGCCATGGTGGGAGTTTCGAAGGGCGGCCCCAAGGTCGCCGGCACGGAGACGACCGCCCAGGCCTGA
- the ptsN gene encoding PTS IIA-like nitrogen regulatory protein PtsN has product MALAGLLQQSAIIPAMRANSKKQLLQELAAKAAKITGLAEREIFDVILQRERLGSTGVGNGIAIPHGKLKELTEITGLFARLETPVDFEALDDQPVDLVFLLLAPEGAGADHLKALSRIARVLRDPAMVAKLRSSDSATAIFACLSEEHTSNAA; this is encoded by the coding sequence ATGGCATTGGCAGGTCTACTGCAGCAGAGTGCGATTATTCCGGCAATGAGAGCCAATTCCAAGAAGCAGCTGCTTCAGGAGCTGGCGGCCAAAGCGGCAAAGATCACGGGTCTCGCGGAACGCGAGATCTTCGACGTCATCCTCCAGAGAGAGCGTCTCGGCTCGACCGGAGTGGGCAACGGTATTGCGATTCCTCACGGCAAGCTCAAGGAGCTTACCGAGATCACCGGGCTTTTCGCACGTCTCGAAACGCCCGTCGATTTCGAAGCCCTTGACGACCAGCCCGTGGACCTCGTCTTCCTGCTGCTCGCGCCCGAAGGGGCGGGTGCCGACCACCTGAAGGCGCTTTCGCGCATCGCCCGGGTCCTTCGCGATCCGGCGATGGTTGCAAAGCTGCGCTCTTCGGATTCGGCGACCGCAATCTTCGCATGCCTCAGCGAGGAGCACACCTCGAACGCCGCCTGA
- the raiA gene encoding ribosome-associated translation inhibitor RaiA: MSVRVSGKHMEIGDSFRQRIEDEIGEAVGKYFDGGYSSQVTVDKSGSRFSADCKVHLDSGMDFHANGVASDPFAAFQSAQERIEKRLRRYKRKLKDHHNGHDAQAEVAYTVMDSVPDEADELPENFAPTIVAESTKKLRTMSVASAVMALDMTDEPVLLFRNLGKEDLNIVYRRNDGNIGWIDAASIKG, encoded by the coding sequence ATGAGTGTGCGTGTATCCGGAAAACATATGGAAATTGGCGACTCCTTCCGTCAGCGAATTGAAGACGAGATTGGAGAGGCAGTCGGCAAATATTTCGACGGAGGATATTCGAGCCAAGTCACCGTGGATAAATCTGGTTCACGCTTCAGCGCGGATTGCAAAGTTCACCTCGATAGCGGCATGGATTTTCATGCGAATGGAGTCGCAAGCGACCCGTTCGCGGCTTTCCAGTCGGCCCAGGAACGAATTGAAAAGCGTCTTCGCCGCTACAAGCGCAAGCTGAAGGACCACCACAACGGCCATGATGCTCAGGCCGAAGTGGCCTACACGGTGATGGACTCCGTTCCCGATGAAGCCGACGAGCTTCCCGAGAACTTCGCTCCAACCATCGTTGCGGAAAGCACGAAGAAACTCAGGACCATGTCAGTCGCGAGCGCCGTTATGGCGCTGGACATGACGGACGAGCCGGTTCTTCTCTTCCGCAACCTCGGCAAGGAGGACTTGAATATCGTCTACCGACGCAACGACGGAAATATTGGCTGGATAGACGCAGCCAGTATCAAAGGCTGA